The following nucleotide sequence is from Juglans microcarpa x Juglans regia isolate MS1-56 chromosome 6D, Jm3101_v1.0, whole genome shotgun sequence.
TGAGAAGATTTAATGAACAACAAATCAAGTCGCTGGAAGTTATGTTCGAGGCAGAGTCAAGACCAGAGGCTCAGATAAAACACCAGCTAGCTAACGAGCTTGGACTGCGACCTCGCCAGGTTGGTATATGGTTCCAGAACCGGAGGGCTAGATTGAAGACTAAGCAGGTCGAGCGAAACTGCTGCATATTAAAAGCCAGTTATGATAGTCTAGCTTCCAACTTCGAGTCACTACAAAGAGAGAACCGGGAACTCCTACTCCAGGTATCATTTATATCCCTAGTTGACTAAACGAGTCTTCAGAAAATAACTAGTTAACTAAAGAAGTCGCTGATTAAGTTTGTTTTGAGGTTTACAAAAGTTGCAGAAACTGAAAAAACAGCTGGGTAAGGGGCATGGGAACGAGATAGGAAGAGATCCTATGTTTGAATCAAAAGAAACTCCCAGAATTCTAtcagaaactgccgaccagaAAACCAACATGCTTCTGGGCGATGTTAACTGCAGACATGCTGAGTGCACTGTGGAAGAAACTGGCATTCAGAACATCGCACAACCCATAGATGGTTCCCAAGCATCACCAGGAGATCGGCACAGTTTAGAGTGCAGTTGTTTACCGGATGAGTCAGGTGGGAATTCACAGTGGTGGGAGTTATGGTCTTAATGAATTGCCCTACCACTTCAATTTCCAAACATATGTATGAAAGTATATTCCTAGAGTGTAATGGAATCCTTTGGTCAGCcattgcatcaaaatgaaaCACGTCTATTCAAATATAAGAATTTAACACTCCAGACAAAAAGTGTCCAGCACTAAAATTTGATAATGGTAAGAATGACTAAATCCAGGATCTTAGAAGTTTGAAGTTTTCAGTCCTATAAGTGTAGCTTCTCTACCTTCCGTCCAGGTAGAATCTCTGAGGAAAATAAAGTCCAAAGCGAATAGGAAAGGTTTTGAAAACAAGAAGAGAAAGTCAACCCATGATTGAAAGGTAAGATGAAAGGAATTGTAGCAGTAGGAAGAAACTTCCATCGGCAGGTGTGCTTCCATGCACGTGTTGTGAATGCATAGGTATGAACTCCCAAATCATATAATAATCTATGGGAGGACTCATCTAATCGACAACGAAGAAGTTCAAAGCCTTCAAGAACTTCATAATATTTAGTAGGGCTATAACAAAGTCAGATCTCTCCTCTAAACTCTAGATGGTTTTATTTCAAATAGATGTAGCCATTTGCATGGATTCAGGGAAGATCATACATCTATCCACCAAATTAGGATTCCCTCACAATGCACCAAAAATTTACTACTTATGGCCATGTTTTTcgccattgatttttttttttctcctaacaAAATCACCAAACACCGACTAAAAAGCTCAGATATCATGTATTGCATGCATATCCTGTAAccctttttccatttttgttcCACTGATCAAGCTATTTCCAAAAGTATAATTTATCCAATGAGTTTGGTTTTACTTCAGTCTCAACTCTTCGATTGCATCTTTTCACCAGAAAAGAATCATAAGATAACATGACGCAAGCGTGCATATGTGTTCAAGTTACGTGGGTAGAGAAGTGTTGATTTCCaaaccaaacaaataaatctataaaaccCAAGTACATGTTATGtgagtaaaaaaaattgaagttatCGCATTCCCAAATTTAAGATCAGCAAGTACTGacaagaaagttaaaaaaaaaaaaaaaaaaaaaaactgttgcaGTATCCATGCATCCATTTGGCTTTTTTCAACAATCACAAGATCAAAGACTTGCCATGAGATGGACACTAATAATAACAAAAGATAATACTGACATGGGCACCTAAAGCTCGGATTTGACCTTCATATCTCCATTTGGTAACATGCTTTGTGCTTGTGCAAGCTTCTTCAATTCCTGCATGAAATGTAAAGAACTCTTAGCATTAGATGGTAAGAATACACAACACTACAAGATAAATAAAAACAGTTTCAGAATATACCTTAAGGAATATGCCTTTTAACCACCGACTAATAACGTGAATAAATAATTAAGTCAAAAATAGGGTGTTAAAATTTCTCATGCCAAGCATTCGGTTACCAATCTCCATCCGAGATTATGCACATAGATGCTCctatcatttcatttttctttttcgatAATTTGTTGAGTTGCCTTAGTGTCTTATTTCATTCATGAACTCCTTGAAGTCATTACCACCAATAACTAACCACCCCTCATGAGTGAAGGAAATAAGAAGCCAGtccattattttttaaggaaGGTGTGCCAGTGCTTCACATTCAATGTGACAACAGAAGATAATACCAACAAAAGATTGATAACTAAAGAGGTACCCTTCCCAAATAGAGTGGCCTGATCTACAAGCATGGCGGAAAGAAAATTAGGGGGAGGAggattggaagaaaaaaacaattgaagaaCGGGTATGTCCAATCGAGGAAAATCCGTAGAGACAAGCATTCTGAGAAATTAGTGGGCCAATGCAATATAACTTACAGCAGCAGAGGCAGCACGTATTTCTCTGTATGATTCAACTTTATCAGGAAATGCTTGTTCAAGTTCTTCCAAAAGATGTCTGCGTAAAccctgaaaaaaataaaaccacacACAGGCACAAAAACCAACACCTCAACCTCAACCTTACTTGAAACATTGAAATGGAAATAAGTAACTATGCAAATCTGTCATATCAGAGGATATCAAGGCGACCTTAAACGCATCAGTTTTGCCTTTCGTGATCTGATTTTTGGAAATACAGCTGTTTATGACATCCCTTGTGAATTCGTCTGGATTCTTTCCATCATCTATCAAACTAACAGCAGAAGTATAATGTCTTTCGATAAGTAACAGCAGAAGTACAGTATCGGGGATCAGAAAATAAGGAAAAGCCTAAATTCCATCATAAAGAACAATTTCAGATGGAGAAGAGGCAATCATGGGAATAGACTCACTTAAGAACTTCCATAGGAACCTGGATGTTGCACTTCTCAGTTATTTTAACCATGTTGTCGAGCTCCATAACAAGAGAATTGCTGCAGAATAAACCCGCAGCAATCAATTTCTTGATAAACCAAGTAACAACTAAAAGAACGGATCACAGAAAGGACTGCAGAGTGGTACAGGCGTTGGAGAAGAGGAAGCTGAGAGGCAGCATTGAAGGAAGAGACAGTAAGGTAGAGCTGGTGAAGGAGGCCCAAAGTTTTCTGGATAGAGTTGATGACCTGGTTCAAGTTTTGCTTTGGATCGTCCAAGGCATTTACTGCTGCTGTATCATTGGCCTGAGAGATCAGCCCAttgccaccaccaccaccagtcaCTGCTGTTGCAGCACCCTGTGATGAATCCATGATGCGTTTTACTTCAAAGACCTCCCCAAATCTCTAGAATATGTATCTGTCACATAAAAGATAAAGAacttaaaatatgaatatgaattAAATAACAGAAGATTTATCATAAAATGTTTATTTTCCCTCGGATGTCAAAATTATCAACTTCACCATAAAGATAATACAACCAAAACAATTATGGGTAATTCAAAAAATGTGGAAAACGGAATACCAAGCTGCTTTAAATTATGTTCAAATGGATTTCTCTTATCTAGTCCTCTTTTCAATCTACCAAGAGAAGCAGAAGAAATTTAAGAAACTTAGTAGCCTCAAGTTCTTGGCAATGCAGAGTTATTTTGAAATCAGGAATAGCTACACTTTGCAATTAAGACCCGAGCATTAAGATTGTGGCATTTCgcctattttttatctttattaacAACCAGAATTAAAAGAGAGTGCAATGTGTAGTTTTTGATTGTTGAAGGATACAATGTGTTATTTTTTAGTAGTTTGGgcaaaaattacataattctTATAGTTTGAGAGTGTGAAGTGTACTTTTCTTCTAAAATACCGTCGGTCCTCAAAGCAAAATCTGTTGGCATCAACACTGAAAATTGTGGGCCAATTGGGCATTATCAAGCATCACTTTTAACTCTAGAAAACAACAAGAATCTAACTGACTC
It contains:
- the LOC121235732 gene encoding homeobox-leucine zipper protein ATHB-7-like isoform X1, whose amino-acid sequence is MRTNKNMRRFNEQQIKSLEVMFEAESRPEAQIKHQLANELGLRPRQVGIWFQNRRARLKTKQVERNCCILKASYDSLASNFESLQRENRELLLQLQKLKKQLGKGHGNEIGRDPMFESKETPRILSETADQKTNMLLGDVNCRHAECTVEETGIQNIAQPIDGSQASPGDRHSLECSCLPDESGGNSQWWELWS
- the LOC121235732 gene encoding homeobox-leucine zipper protein ATHB-7-like isoform X2, which encodes MRTNKNMRRFNEQQIKSLEVMFEAESRPEAQIKHQLANELGLRPRQVGIWFQNRRARLKTKQVERNCCILKASYDSLASNFESLQRENRELLLQKLKKQLGKGHGNEIGRDPMFESKETPRILSETADQKTNMLLGDVNCRHAECTVEETGIQNIAQPIDGSQASPGDRHSLECSCLPDESGGNSQWWELWS
- the LOC121235733 gene encoding mediator of RNA polymerase II transcription subunit 10b-like; translated protein: MDSSQGAATAVTGGGGGNGLISQANDTAAVNALDDPKQNLNQVINSIQKTLGLLHQLYLTVSSFNAASQLPLLQRLNSLVMELDNMVKITEKCNIQVPMEVLNLIDDGKNPDEFTRDVINSCISKNQITKGKTDAFKGLRRHLLEELEQAFPDKVESYREIRAASAAELKKLAQAQSMLPNGDMKVKSEL